From the genome of Glycine soja cultivar W05 chromosome 14, ASM419377v2, whole genome shotgun sequence:
ATTAATatgcacctataaaagaagaagagagaagaaagaaaagacacATAGAAATCCCAAGAGATTACAATTCCTTATAGAAGACAAaggctagaaaaaaaaaaacaaacattcggagtcatttctttccccattccctttcttatcttttctcccctcttgcaattgtaaaacCTTCATGACAATCAGAGGTTAAACTTCCTTTGTTGGAAACTTGGCCGTCAACTACTCTTGATataatttctcttcctatttatttatgaatattacatttgcattataTTTTCCTatgcttaatattattgtttgtggcttgatcatccatttacatggtaagttttaggagtatcattagaaaatattattttctaatagaactcaGAAAGGATATCTAAATAAGGTCATCACTAGGGAtggttgatatttgtttagtctgttatacatctctattcttaatataatttactattttagttcTGCATAGGGattttgggagagaaaatacataaattaggctctttcatGTGGGGGAtcaaagttagagtatactagtagatgcaggtgtaaattgaaataattataaacagaaaaaaatcattaacatcaCATCAAAGAGTAGCTCTGGTAGACTAAGTtcccaacattctcatcttctaaatttccttctacaataatgttggatttttttatattttttgtccttaattaattcatgttcaatttatcctcttgtttgatttaattttcttccaatttaaattattgtttttctcataaccttttcaaataaatttctttaacttcttttactaatcaaatatttatttacctaaatacaaacaaagtccttgtAGATACAATACTCGGACTTCCATtctaactttactacttgggacGAATTGATATACTTGTCACTCTATCAACAACTAACTATCTTTAAGAAAGGTATTTGGTGTTTCTGGTGTAGGGAAAAAGGGAATAAGAAATCTGATTGTGGAAAGTTCAAGGCTTGGCTAGAGAGCAAGCAAAAATCGAGAGGGGTTCATAAATTTAAGGGAGCCTAGTTTGAGGAAAAGTAAGTTAAGGGTAGGAAATGATGTTGAAGTTTGTATTGAGAAAGTGAGAAACATCAACCTAGTTTTACCTTTTGGATTTGAATTGGTTTTGAAGGATACCTTTTATGTACCTTTTTTTAGGAGAAATTTGatttatgtttattgtttaGTCAAACTTGGTTTTAGTTTTACTTTTGGTGATAGGAAAGTAAATCTGATGTTAAACTCCCAAATTATTGGTTATGGATTTTTAgttgatggtttatataaattgtctTTGGATCCAGATAATATTTCTTAGTTATTGAGAATTCTGTTTCTAAAAGGtctaaagttaaagaaaaatcatttatgTGGCACAAGCACTTAGGTCATATTTCTAGGGAAAAGGTTGAGAGATTGACAAAGACATATATTCTACCTTCCTTGGCTTTTGATGACTTGGGTACTTGTGTGGATTGTATAAAGGAAAAGTTTACTATAAAAAAGGCATAACTAGACGTTCAGATCTTTTTAAAGATCATTCATACATAAATTAGTGGACCTTTAAATTCTACAATTTGTGGTGACAAATTTTTTCATTACATTCTTTGATGATTTTCCTGATATGATTATCTTTACTTGATTAAAGAAAGATTTGAAGCACTTGAAAagttcaaaatttttaaaaccgaAGTTGAAAAGGAGTTAAGAAAAGTCATCAAGATTGTAAGGTTTAATCGTGGTTATGGTAAATATGGTTCCGCGAGGCAACATATAGGGCCATTCGCCTTATACTTGCAGGATTATGGGATAGTTCCACAATACACCATGCCTATGACTTCTAAACAAAATGGTGTAGCCAAAAGGTGTAATAGAACACTTAAAGATATGATGAGAAGCATGATAAGTAGATGTAACTTGCAAGAATTTATGTGGGGAGAAACCTTGAAAACAATCATTTACATCTAGTTAGGACCATAGTTGCAACTGGAGATATAATTGACTCTCAAGCCAATGATATGCTTAATCCTTCTAATTTCGATGAGAATGCATAAACTAGCTGAGCAGATTCCATATGTTCCTTCAAGGAGGTCAACTAGAGAGAGGAGATCTGCTATTGATGATGACTTTCAAGTCTATCTTAGTGAGGATGCATATGACGTTGGAGATATTGTTGATCCAAAGAGCAGTCAAGAAGTTGTTTCTTTCCCTCAGCCAGAAATATGGATGCATGCAATGAATGGAGAGATGCAATCTATGTCAATTAATGGCGTATGGGAGCCAGTTGAATTACCTAAGAATTTTAAGACAATCGGCTATAAATGGGTCTTCAAGACAAAAAAGGACTTAAATGGTAACATTGAGATATTCAAGGCTAGACCAATGGCAAAGGATTTTATATAGAATGAGGGTGTTGAATTTAAAGAGATTTTATTGCTTGTATCAACAAATGATTCCTTTAGAATCATTATGGCCCTCGTATCTCACTTTGATTTGGAGTTGCACCAAATAGATGTGAAGACATAATTTCTAAATGGTTATTGGCATGAGACAATATACATGCAACAGCCTGAAGGTTTTTGTATTAGTGGTAATGAGGATTTGGTATGTAAACTAAAGAGGTCGatttatggcttgaaacaagcttTTAGACGCCCGTACCTGAAATTTGATGAAGTGGTGACCTCCATGGGATTTGAGGAAAATAAGGTTGATGATAGTGCATATACCTCAAAGTCAATGGGAGCAAATTTATCTTCCTTGTGCTATATATGGATGATATATTGTTGGCTTCTAATGACCTTGGCATGCTACATGCGATAAAACATATGCTAACGAGATCTTTTGACATGAAGGATCTTGATGAGGCCTTTTTTGTGTTAGGGATTAAGATTCACAAAGATAGGTCGCACCGTACACTCGAGTTATCTCAAAAGACTTACATTGGTAGAGTCTTAGGGAGATTCAATATACAAAATTGTAAACCTAGAGATGTTTCGGTTGTCAAAGGTGacaaattcaacaaggactaatgtCCTGAGAATGAGATTGAGCGAGCAGAGATGAACGAAAAACCTTTTCAGAGTGCTCTAGGTAGCCTCATCTATGCTTAGGTATGCACAAGACCCGATATTGCTTAGCGTTCTTGGTATATACCAATCGAATCCTGGGAATGATCACTAGATAGTTCCCAAGAAGGTTATGAGGTACTTGCAGAAGACTAAGGAGTATATGTTTGTGTATAGGAGAGTTGACAACTTGGAAGTTGTAGGGTACACAAATTCAAATCTTGGTGGGTGCCCTGACAATAGGAGATCGACTTATGGATACATATTTATGATGGACGGGGTGCGATATCTTGGAAGAGTAAGAAACAAACTCTTGTTCCCTCTTTTACTATGCAAGCAAAGTCCATTGCTTGTTTTGTTGTAGGTACTCATGTTGTTTGGTTGAGGAATCTTGTGACAGGACTTCACATTGTGGACTCTATCGCTAGGCCACTGAAGATTTTATGTGATATCAACATTGTTATGTTTTATACAAAGAATAATAAGATTTCTAAAGGATCTAAGAACTTGGAGTTGAATTGCTAGACTGTTATAGATCTTGTGAAAGATGGTTCTATAGTGGTTGATCATGTGGACACAAATTAAATGTTGGTTGATTTGTTGACCAAGGGACTTAGGCTTGTTGTTTTAAAACGACAAGTTGAAAACTTGGGCATTGTgagttcttttgttatttttggttCGTGGGAGCTTTAGATTcatgttatttcttttttcatgttGTTGGAtccttattttgaattttggaaAATGATGTATTGATGACATCTTACACTAGCTTTGATAAATGATgatatgaattttattatgattccttttgtgtgtgtgtgtatcaaaTGTGAGATTATTAAAGTTCAATGTTGTCAGGATCATTGTGCTAGTGATCGACACTAGAATTGGTGCTCAGACATAATGATATTAAAGCTTAGTGTAGTTAGGATCATTGTGTCAGCGATCGACACTAGGATCGGAGCTGATGCTTGATGATTTCTTGATAAATCATGAAATTTCTCTGACTTTCAAGTACTTGAGAGAAATTGAGgattaaagaagaaaatgacaatATGACTTTTTTAATCACATTGTCGCGTCATTTCTTACTACACTCCACATTGATGCCTAGTCGACGAAGTCAGTAATATTTGTAACCATGGAAAGCTATTGCGTCAATGAGAGATGTATTTACTGTCATGAATCAGTGTTACATGGCTTTTTGTTGGATGGAGTCTTAATTAGGTATTGTATCTTGGGATCATTTGTTTTGTCGCCAAAATATGTTATTAGCCCgagattcatttttaaaattaaaaaaaaaatgtgcaattAATTTTGCGAGGTgggaaaatgttaaaattttccCATATATTATTCTAGACTACTaatgattttaatgttttattttgtaaaactttgATGATACTTAAGTCCATTAATAATGTGATTAATTGTTTACGGGCTTTAGACacctaattatgattagtgtgAAAAAATAAGTGGGTCTAACCACTGGGCCCATAATGGGAGGTGCCTAGGATTGATAAATAGCAAGACTAGGTCTCCTTTGTTGTCACATTATTAGTTTCTCTCTAGGGTTTGCATGATTGAAAACTCTAGAATTAGAGAATGtgataagacaaataaagacaGCTTTTGGGTTTCTAAAGGTCACGCTACACACATATTATTCTCGTTTTCTTGATCATGTCTTCAACAAGTAAATGTTATGTCAGTGTTCTAAACTCATAAATTCGTTCTTGGTAGATTTATTTATCTTACACATAATACTTCTCATGTAATTTTAAACTTTGGTTTTAggataaaaaaggtaaaaagatATATTACTTCTCAAAGTATGGAAGAAAAATTGGTTAACGACCCACCCTCATCTTCGCAAAATTAATATGCATGATTTTATTAGagtattttaaaagtatttaatcCCACATTGATTAATTTTGAGTGCTTTCAAGCAAGCATGTAAAGGTATAGGCTTGAACATGAGAATTGAGATCAAGCCAAGTGGGCTTAATTGCAATTTGGAAGTAGGTTAGTCAGTTGAGTTATCCAATATTTGCAACTTTATCCTGATAATTAACGTTTATATTATTATCAGATTTACTGAAACCCTTATCTGAAAATTTAGGCTTAATCATtagtttcaatttaaaaatccaAGAACATGAGTTACTATCATTAAAATCTTGATAGTTCTACTACCTTGATTTACATCAGGAAGCAAAATGTCCCATTGCCACTATCCAACCAGAAGTCATAGTCACAATCTTCAATGGATTGATGAACaatatgattttgatttcaCATTATAAACATTGACAAACTAAAAAGTACAGTTTTGCCAAGCTTATACCAGAAACATCCAAGAACCTATAGAAAGATAGCAGAAAAATAATTCTACAAGGGGGAATCAACCACTGAGCATTTTACAACAATAACTTATTGTATCACCATGCTCCcaatcttaatattttatctgTGTGTATCACATGGAAAAGTAAATTAATCTACCAGTATACTTGTTTCTGATCTGCTCTGTGGCTTGTTTGGTAATTACATGGCCCTATGTAGACCTTACGGCTACATAGATGATGTGGTGGTATCATTGACAAGGATACTCTGTTTCCTCTATATATTGTGTTCTTTTTATGTTCAAAATTTTCAACCCCCACTTTTGGAGCTTTATGGTAATAAATGAACATTATGGAAAatgaatatatgtatattatggtctaatttattcaaaacttcAATTCTTTTTAGCTTGCCTGTCTCTTGAAGAAAGGTTTCTGGCAGATCAGGAGTCTCTGATCACTGTCACTTTCAATTTCTATCACTCTTGCATCCCACTTCAGCTGTGCCGTTAGAGGTCTAGCTGATTCTATTAAGGGAACTGTATCGCGAATTATTACCCAACCCTGCACACATGACCAATGTCAGCATATCAGAAGTCCTTGAACATGTATAGAGgatgaaatcatgaaacattttTAATTGTTCTAAAAAAATCTAGCATGAACATAGAGATCACATCACACTCAGCAACTTTCAACAATAGAAGGGCTGCCTAATTGGTACACATTGTACATAACAAACTGCACATAATATTAATGAACTGTTTCATGAGAAAATACTATAGCAGTTTTGGTTCAATATTAACTAAATTCACATACCTCTGGGCGAAGTATCCTGTCTATCTCAATGAACAGGTCAAGTATGGAGCATCTGTGCTTCTCAGTTTCAAGGGACAGAAGTCCTGCTGCATGCACCAAGTCATAGGTTCTAGGGTACGTTGGAAAAGTCTCGCACCTAGAAGCCaccaaaaatcataatttttaaggaAACTATATTCTATGTAGGACCTATCAACAAACTATTCTTCACAAAATCTTATCAACGACTATGAGCCAGGTGTAATTGGAAAAGTAAATGGTAAATCAccaagtttgatttttttagtcaaCTCTGGTAAGCAGTTACTCATTCTTGAGCAAACATAAGATGATTTCATATAAGTATAACTCCATAATTTTTGGAGTTATTTATCAAAACATCTGTAACCTTCCGTATGGTCAACGAGTTcaataaatatgtaaattatgttGTAAAGTGTAAATTGAGAAGGTTCACAAAGTGTAAATGTTACAACAGGTATAAACCTCAGTCCTCAACTGAAAAATAGTTAGACCTGGATAATGAAATTAATCTTTAGAttttggaaaaagaaaagaaataccaATAACTCTAAGTGTTTAGAAGGGATTGAGATAaaagaatggaagaaaaaaagaatttagcATGTGTCTGAGAATCCATATTAAGCTaagtaaaacaaatttattgaaGTAGAGAAGCATGACACTTGAAATAAGAACAAGAGAAAAGAGATTAGCATACCAATCATGCAAAACGCCAACAAATCCTCTGTCCTGGATCAAGGGAAGATAATTGAGTCCACTTATTGGGACCACATTCATCACCCACACAGACTTTCTAGCTTGCAACAATGCAGAATTAAAGCCACCAAAATGAGCATTCATGTCTAGCACATTTCTGAACATGTTGTAAGGCGGTGAAGGGTCCTCATCACCGGGCCTCTTCGGATGATCAGAAAATATTAAAGGTGACATGAGTGACCAATAATTCTGGACTGCTATTTTCCAGCTGTCAGAGTCCTCGGTAAGTTCATCAGGCTGCAAGACTAGTACATTTAAATACAGGCAAACTAAGTTAACCAAATGAATAGGAGATTTGATTCAGTAATTACAATGCAATCACTTCCACAAAGAGCTATATAAATTAGCGTTGAAGAACATAACAATTACCGTAGATTGCCAACTCGTTGTTGTTCAAGTTAGCCCGGGAAGGCCATCTTTCCCTTTTTTCAATTGGAACCCAACGGCTGCTCTGTGTTCCACCTATGCAGTTTAGCAATTCTCGATAATAGGGAGTCTCCACATCAATACCTCTACCACACAAAGAAGGGCCAGAACCAGACTTTCTGGAAGTAAATATAGGCCATGCTAAGAATCAGGCgacattaatttcaaaatggtaaACAAATATATACACATTGTATAGAATATATTTACTAGAAATCTGTTTCCTAAAACACACATAAGTGAAATAATTTTCCAGAAGTACATGCATGAAAGCATTACCTTGATGCATAGCAACTTTTTTTACTAGTTTTCTTCCATACGACAGTTTCATCTTGCTGTGACAGAAGCTCCCAGCAAAGTGTTAATGTAAAATCCTGTATAAACTTCCACCTTTTCTGATTCTCTTTGTTACGAGCATTTGTGAGTGGTGATGTCCAAACAAAGTATCCACCCGGTTTTAAGAGTCTATCGGCTTCAATCAGGAGAAGGCCATCTATACCATACCATGCAATATGAATGTTAATAAATCACATGGTgctaaaatattgataaaaattcTACACAAATCAAAGAGGAGGGGAGGATAAATAAAACAGAATAAAGGCAAGTTGAAGGATTAGATTTAGATTCAATGCCTTTACACATCAGAACTCAGAAGGAAGAGTTTCAAAAGTCAACCTCAGTTTGTTTGATACTTCACCAATATGGCAAGTAAAAAACGTTAAAAGGTGTCTACTTATTTTAATAGGTGTAACTTTCAGGAACCCATGTAACAAAGAACTAAATATGGGTATTTTCCAAAAGTATATACcgtatatttttcttaactctgcacggaaaaattagtttttgttaCATCAGAAACAAATAAGGAATGCACCTAATGACTTATAGACATTCAAGACAAAAGCATTTTAGTTCAAGTGATATATATGGTTAGCAACACACTTTTCTCATCGGAATGAGAAAGAGCTAGGTATTTAGCGTAGTTGAAAGGGCCAGAACTAAATAGAAGCCAGTCAACTGGCATTATTTTTCATTGGTCACAAAATAGTGTTGAATGTCTAGGTTCAATAGGGAAAAATTACAACACAGATGCAATTGAAGAACCAAGGAGTGAATTCTATTCTTATTTGATGACAACTAACTTCTTCCATTGACACATAAAGTATGATGTATCATCTATATAGTCcagaaaataaatgtttttgtcAAATAAGTACAGAATATGATAAATGCATCTTGGTCCAACACAAAGTAGAATAGATTGAAAGTTGAAAGATACCTTTCTGGTCCCAATCAATGCCACATCTTGCACAATGTAACATATCAAAGGAAAGAGATGGATATGGCAACTGCTTTGAAGTGAAAGAAGCAATCATAGCAGGAAGACCCCTCTCCAGAGTGAGCTGAACTTGACTGCCAGAAGGCTCATAGTTTGCAATGCACATAGTCAAAAGCTGACTGTCGAAGAGATGTGCTCCAAAGCTACCATAGCCACAACCTATGTCTAGTATAGTTCGAACCTGCAAATTTTAAGATGACAACATTCTCAATCAAATAAGATTTCAGGCAAGGAATATCACAGTCAATCTTCCATGAGTTCAGATCCAATGCATCcataacccaaaaaaaaatctaaaacaagTCCCTCCAAGGCACTTTATGACAAACAATTTTAGATGGTACATGTATACAAGAGTTATGGCTTATGGCATATACAAGGTTACCATTTTATGCCCACAgtgaatattttttagaatattcATTTATCATTTCACCAAGatagttaatatttatatatttttagtactAGAATGGAGATAACAAGCTCTTTAGAGTAAAACAGATGGCATTAAGTATGCTGAATTTGACAGTGAGCATGTATCAAACTACTGAAATATAAGTACAATGAATAATGGCCATCATGAAAAATCAAGCACCAAACACTTGATGTGTCCATTTCAAGAGAGAGCAAACGTATTTACCCCAGCTTGAATGAGGTAAGATTCATTTCTAAGTCCAATCATTTCAGCGATTTGATGCGAGTA
Proteins encoded in this window:
- the LOC114384644 gene encoding probable pectin methyltransferase QUA2 translates to MSRPLQRGVLGGVRVPERGYDLWDSQSKDKIEKEDLDRRGSADHSPFALRFPLRVLLGNNSESKYGNVKAENGFASDPFMVGTPRSLLKLMLLSLKFSLVFIVVLALTGSFWWTLSISSSSRGHIYHGYRRLQEKLVSDLLDIGEFSRGPLRLKESEFCSEEFENFVPCYNVSENVELGVSDGNEVDRQCGRELRQNCLVLPPVNYKIPLRWPTGKDVIWVANVKISAQEVLSSGSLTKRMMMLDEEQISFRSASHMFDGIEDYSHQIAEMIGLRNESYLIQAGVRTILDIGCGYGSFGAHLFDSQLLTMCIANYEPSGSQVQLTLERGLPAMIASFTSKQLPYPSLSFDMLHCARCGIDWDQKDGLLLIEADRLLKPGGYFVWTSPLTNARNKENQKRWKFIQDFTLTLCWELLSQQDETVVWKKTSKKSCYASRKSGSGPSLCGRGIDVETPYYRELLNCIGGTQSSRWVPIEKRERWPSRANLNNNELAIYVLQPDELTEDSDSWKIAVQNYWSLMSPLIFSDHPKRPGDEDPSPPYNMFRNVLDMNAHFGGFNSALLQARKSVWVMNVVPISGLNYLPLIQDRGFVGVLHDWCETFPTYPRTYDLVHAAGLLSLETEKHRCSILDLFIEIDRILRPEGWVIIRDTVPLIESARPLTAQLKWDARVIEIESDSDQRLLICQKPFFKRQAS